The stretch of DNA GCTGGATAAGCGTTTGCGTTCCTCTGCCGTATTTTTCATTTCACGTCCCAATTCGATATGAATTTCATCGAAATAATCTTTAGCGCCTTTTCCATATTGTTTCCAAATATCCCTTACTACTCGAAGTGTTTCGGTAATGACCTGTTCCACAATAGGATTCCGCAAAGAATGTTGTTTAAATTCAGACAAATATTGTTCTAAATCGGCAACTGAATTCCATTTTCCAGCGATGTCAGCTTCGGAATGTCGGTCGTAAACAATGTATTGTGCCAACCACAATTGCAAACCTTGAAAATGATTTTCTTCAGTTAAATCAATCGCTTTTTCTCGAACTCTATTTTTTATTGTTTCATCATATTCTCCTGTAATAATTTTACCAATTCTGGTTTTCGTTTTGTCATCAATGATATCCCAACTCCAGTACTTTCCAACTCTCATCAAAGGCAATAGTTTTTTGATAGCTTTTTCAGAATAAGTTCCATAATCACTATCAAAAGGTTTGAAACGCTTGAAGTTTTCTACGAAAGACTCCTGATGTAAATCATATTTATTTGCAAAAGATTTTAGTGCTTTTTCAAACTCGATTTTATCGGTAACCGAATAAATAATGTGCCATAAATGTTGTTCAATTTTTCTTGTCATAAAATCAGCAGGAACATTCTCTACTTTATCCAATCTTTTTCTGAGTTCATACCTGGTTTCATTCATCGGGTAAGACTTCGACTCATCTTTATCAGCATCATAAACATAATTCCAACGGTATTTCTTTAATTCTTTTTTTAGTTCATCTTTAAATGCTTTACCCTTTGCATTTGGATACTTCGATTTTACAATTGGTTCGATGAGATAAGTTAGAATATCGGTGTGATTGACTTCTTTTTGGTTCATCAGAAACTCAAAAAGAGCCTCTAAATCTTCGACTTTATTTATAAATTGATTCGTAACATCTTTATCGTCCTCTTTGGTAAAAATTTTCAAATTATACAACCATTGCCAAACTCTAAACTCTTGATAATATGGGTTGGATTTTGGAATTGCCTTTAGATAAATAATTTGGCCATTACCGTCTTTATCTTTTATTGTTCGAAATTCTAAAGAACAATTGGAAATCAATGATTTCTGACTTCTTAGCGGACGTTGGTAGAAAATAATATCGTTTAGAAAAAGATACACGAAATCTCGACTACTTAACTGCTGTTGGTGCGCTACATTTCTGCGATATAACTCACGTGCACACGCATTATATAAATCTTCCGTAAACAGTTCTGGTTGTAGTTCTATTTGTTTTTCTAAAATTTTCTTTAACTCTGATTTATAAAACTTTCTTTCAATGGTACGAACTAACTTTCCTCTTATTTTTTGAGTAGGGTTATCTAATAAGGCTTCATAGATATAGCTACCTACGGTCTGATTGAATTGTTCAATTTCTTGTTCAGTTTTCTTCTTTATCAAAGTCCAATCGTCTTCCTTTGGAGCACGAAAACTTCTTTTTACCTCTCCGTCTTTATCCAACTTTTCTGAGCCATCTTCGTTAATATCGGTAGTTACGATAAAATCTCTCACCTTATCTTTCCAATCATAAAGAGGGATTTTGCTCGAACGTCTATAAACCCAACCGTTTTCAAGGTGTAAAGAATACCAGGTATCACCTTTTTTATTGGGTTGTTCGTCTGCTACAACATCCACAATTTTCAACGAGTAGAATTCGACCTTTTTGTTAGGATTTTCTTCCTCTTCTTCTCCTCTTAACTGGTAATACCCTCTTTTCTGATTAAAGTTAAGAATAATCCAGGCCAGTTCTTGAGGAGAAATTTTTTGAGTCAACGCTTTTTTCCGGAGATAATAAATTGTCCAATCATAAGGAATTTTAATATCCTGTCCATTGGCTTTAAAATCAGCTACCATTTCATCAAAAGAACGTTGGAATAAAAACTCAAACTTACCTTCAGCATTCTTTTTCCAAGCCAATTTAGGTTCAGTTTCCGCTAAAAACTGCCCAAATCGTTTCTCAAAGTCAATTTCAGCAGCATAATGTTCGGGTAAAAACTTCAGAATATTGAGTACTCGGTGTAATCGTTCTCTACGAAGTAAATGCCTTTCTCTCAATCTCCTGATACTACGATAGCCTGTTCTTTCAGCCGTTTGAGAGATGGAACTTCCTTCTGCAAACTTCCCTATTATACCTGCATCCATAGGAATAATCCGACTACCCATTCCCAAAATCAGTCCTTGTTTATTTTCGAAGTCTTGTTCAACCAACGCCCATCCAATAGAGTTGGTGCCTAAATCTAGTCCTAATATGGTTTTCATAAGTCATTTAGTGTTTGGAGTCTAAAATAGTTAATTTTTTTAACAAAAGTGTTTCGTTATTTGTAAATGTTTAATATATTTACCTCGAAAGGAATTCACAATAAGGATTATTCCGTTGTGAAAACATTTGGGTTGCCTCTTGTCCAGAATCAGGAGGCATTTTTTTATCCGAATGTTTCACAAACTCCTCTTAATAAGTAACCGTAAAACCTTGTGAGCTAAAAGATTTGGGTTACCTTTTATTTAGAATCAGTTTTTTTTCTCTACTTCAAATTTTATTTTAACAATTACCGCGACACCTTATAGCGTTTAGATTTTTCAGATTTGTAATATGTATGCGTTGATTGATTGTAATAATTTTTATGCTTCTTGCGAACGAATCTTCAATCCGAAACTAAGAGGCAAACCAATTGTTGTTTTGTCTAATAACGATGGTTGTGTAATAGCAAGATCCGACGAAGCAAAAGCACTGGGTATACCTATGGGGGCGCCAGCTTTTGAATACGATGGTTTTTTCCGGCTTCACAAAGTACATGTTTTTTCTTCTAACTATGTTTTGTACGCCGATATGAGTAATCGAGTAGTGAAGATTCTACAAACATTTTGTCCTGCTGTAGAAGTCTATTCTATTGATGAGTCTTTTTTGTGTTTAAAGGGTTTCGATTCGATTGATCTAGAAAAGTATGGACAACAAATAAAAGATACAATTTTTCAATTGACAAAACTCCCGGTCTGTGTCGGTATTGCACCTACCAAGACGTTGGCAAAAGCAGCAAATAGAATAGCAAAAAAATTTCCGAATCATCACCAAGGAGTGTATATCATCGATACAGAAATCAAAAAAAATAAAGCTTTGAAATGGCTGAAATGTGAAGATATTTGGGGAATTGGACACCAACTTTCTAGACGACTCAACTATATTGGTTGTAGAACTGCCTATGATTTT from Weeksella virosa DSM 16922 encodes:
- the cas9 gene encoding type II CRISPR RNA-guided endonuclease Cas9 (Cas9, originally named Csn1, is the large, multifunctional signature protein of type II CRISPR/Cas systems. It is well known even to general audiences because its RNA-guided endonuclease activity has made it a popular tool for custom editing of eukaryotic genomes.), producing the protein MKTILGLDLGTNSIGWALVEQDFENKQGLILGMGSRIIPMDAGIIGKFAEGSSISQTAERTGYRSIRRLRERHLLRRERLHRVLNILKFLPEHYAAEIDFEKRFGQFLAETEPKLAWKKNAEGKFEFLFQRSFDEMVADFKANGQDIKIPYDWTIYYLRKKALTQKISPQELAWIILNFNQKRGYYQLRGEEEEENPNKKVEFYSLKIVDVVADEQPNKKGDTWYSLHLENGWVYRRSSKIPLYDWKDKVRDFIVTTDINEDGSEKLDKDGEVKRSFRAPKEDDWTLIKKKTEQEIEQFNQTVGSYIYEALLDNPTQKIRGKLVRTIERKFYKSELKKILEKQIELQPELFTEDLYNACARELYRRNVAHQQQLSSRDFVYLFLNDIIFYQRPLRSQKSLISNCSLEFRTIKDKDGNGQIIYLKAIPKSNPYYQEFRVWQWLYNLKIFTKEDDKDVTNQFINKVEDLEALFEFLMNQKEVNHTDILTYLIEPIVKSKYPNAKGKAFKDELKKELKKYRWNYVYDADKDESKSYPMNETRYELRKRLDKVENVPADFMTRKIEQHLWHIIYSVTDKIEFEKALKSFANKYDLHQESFVENFKRFKPFDSDYGTYSEKAIKKLLPLMRVGKYWSWDIIDDKTKTRIGKIITGEYDETIKNRVREKAIDLTEENHFQGLQLWLAQYIVYDRHSEADIAGKWNSVADLEQYLSEFKQHSLRNPIVEQVITETLRVVRDIWKQYGKGAKDYFDEIHIELGREMKNTAEERKRLSSIISENETTNLRIRAILEELMYDENMENVRPYSPMQQEALKIYEDGVLSSSVEIPEDIEKISKKSEPTKSEIQRYKLWLEQKYRSPYTGRPIPLSKLFTPAYQIEHIIPQARFFDDGFSNKVICESEVNALKDKMLGLEFIQNYYGQKVTTSFGEVTILTEDAYKAFVKEHYDKNRSKRNKLLLEEIPEKMIDRQMNDTRYISKYISKVLSNLVRGEKDDEGVNSKNIIPGNGKITGILKQDWGLNDVWNDLILPRFERMNQLTNSTDFTAWNEKHQKFLPSVPLELSKGFQKKRIDHRHHALDALIIACATRDHVNLLNNKHAKSRNERYDLQHKLRHTTPWQDKEGKVRTKFTEFKKPWETFTQDTKKELEKIVVNFKQNLRVINKATNYYEKIVDGKKVMFKQEGVNWAIRKPMHKETVSGKIDLPRVKVSKGKILTATRKSLDTSFNAKTILSITDTGIQKILLNYLKAKGNPELAFSPEGIEEMNQNISLYNDGKPHQPILKVRVFEQGSKFPLGETGNKTTKYVEAAKGTNLFFGVYEDNQGKRSYDTIPLNIVIERQKQGLNSVPETNEKGHRLLFSLSPNDLVYVPIEGEVFDETNPDVNRIYKVVSFSGSQMFCVRQDVATSIVYKLEFSSLNKMERTIDGIMIKEICIKLKVDRLGNISKA